Proteins co-encoded in one Pristiophorus japonicus isolate sPriJap1 chromosome 30, sPriJap1.hap1, whole genome shotgun sequence genomic window:
- the rfx5 gene encoding DNA-binding protein RFX5 isoform X3 produces MHACNWIRNHLEEHPDTCLPKQDVYDAYKRYCDNLSYRLLSAANFGKIMRDVFPNFKARRLGGRGQSKYCYGGIRRKTVVSMPSLPSLDLKLPDPLDVKEADKSLQNEVLMSAAISLICEWAQRVLMRQFDTVVDLARFLVMEHLISPRTKNATVVMEELMTENMLKSQKDPKLRQQPKNAGKDSEERTPALQTEVSKGTPANAQSGREDVPGANRGKQTAVAAADLDAFKNRFTPIRPKAQAKKLVAISPAVVAPCIDPSSLPLRLGTIAPSVSLAAGTVPLLKKVTVILPGSVRLLPPAPSDPAPRKSQEPACRPGDDRIKRRLARPKSPSPRKRPTGWLAASGEKPASKKKRGRPRKAAAQRGREGAGVAPMAAGGGTAVAEAPQPAALRAEGSPTVRAAPEAARWTEDAGRTTPIGRLAAPLPATDTAELATAQPQPPPPPSSRTDDSARPAGPSPTGGTGCAPLPGLGLPRTNTGPSALGARKTSVIRPVASLVSRAAREAKGRIADAHDARRSETVAARTPSPALP; encoded by the exons ACGTTACTGTGACAATCTCTCCTACCGGCTGCTGAGCGCAGCAAATTTTGGTAAAATCATGCGCGACGTCTTTCCGAACTTCAAGGCTCGACGATTGGGAGGGCGAGGCCAATCCAA GTACTGCTACGGTGGGATTAGACGGAAGACCGTGGTTAGTATGCCTTCACTCCCTAGCCTGGATTTGAAGCTCCCAGACCCG ctGGATGTCAAGGAGGCCGACAAGTCGTTGCAGAACGAGGTACTGATGTCGGCGGCCATCAGCCTGATCTGCGAGTGGGCCCAGCGGGTGCTGATGAGGCAGTTTGACACCGTGGTGGACCTGGCCCGCTTCCTTGTGATGGAGCACCTCATCAGCCCCAGGACCAAGAACGCAACGGTGGTGATGGAGGAGCTGATGACTG AGAACATGCTGAAATCCCAGAAAGACCCAAAACTCCGACAACAGCCCAAGAATGCGGGGAAGGACAGCGAGGAGAGGACACCAGCCTTGCAG ACAGAGGTTTCCAAAGGGACACCGGCAAACGCCCAGAGCGGGAGAGAAGACGTGCCGGGAGCCAATCGAGGTAAACAGACTGCCGTTGCTGCCGCCGACCTGGACGCTTTCAAAAACCGCTTCACCCCCATCCGGCCCAAGGCTCAGGCCAAGAAGCTGGTGGCCATCTCTCCTGCCGTGGTGGCCCCCTGCATCGACCCGTCCTCCTTGCCCCTCCGCCTGGGCACCATCGCCCCCTCCGTGTCCCTTGCTGCCGGCACTGTCCCCCTGCTGAAGAAGGTCACCGTCATCCTGCCCGGGTCGGTCCGGCTCCTGCCGCCGGCCCCCAGCGACCCCGCCCCCCGCAAGAGCCAGGAGCCGGCGTGCCGGCCCGGGGACGACCGGATCAAGCGCCGCCTCGCCCGGCCGAAGAGCCCGTCGCCCCGCAAGCGTCCCACGGGCTGGCTGGCCGCCTCGGGGGAGAAGCCGGCCTCCAAGAAGAAGCGGGGTCGCCCGCGGAAGGCGGCGGCACAGCGCGGCCGGGAGGGGGCGGGCGTCGCCCCCATGGCCGCCGGTGGTGGAACCGCGGTGGCAGAGGCTCCTCAGCCCGCTGCGCTCCGAGCCGAGGGAAGCCCGACCGTCCGCGCGGCTCCGGAGGCCGCGCGCTGGACCGAAGACGCTGGCCGCACCACGCCGATCGGCAGGCTCGCGGCACCTCTGCCGGCAACGGACACCGCCGAGCTCGCAACGGCACAGCCTCAGCCGCCGCCTCCTCCCTCCTCGCGCACGGACGATTCCGCAAGGCCGGCCGGGCCCTCGCCGACAGGCGGCACCGGTTGCGCCccgctccccggcctcggcctgccGAGAACGAACACTGGACCCTCGGCGCTGGGAGCCCGCAAGACCTCGGTGATCAGGCCGGTGGCCAGCCTGGTGAGCCGGGCCGCGCGGGAGGCCAAGGGAAGGATCGCTGACGCACATGACGCCCGCAGATCAGAGACGGTGGCAGCTCGGACCCCTTCACCGGCATTGCCTTAG